A stretch of DNA from Catenulispora acidiphila DSM 44928:
GAAGGCCTATTACGTTGCGCCGGAGAAGGCGGGACTCCGCCCCTACGTACTGCTGCGCAATGCGCTTGCGAAGGCTGGACGCGCCGCGGTTGTTACCTTTGCGATGCGCGAGCGCGAGTCCCTAGCGCTGGTGCGGGCCCGCGACGACCTGCTGCTGCTCGAGACGCTGTTCTGGCCCGATGAAGTGCGTGAGATCCCCGTGGAGGCTCCGCCGGCCATCGACGACAAGACCGAGCTGAAAGCGGCCGTGGACCTGATCGAAGCCATGACCTCTGACTTCAAGCCCGAGCAGTACCACAACCTGTACCGCGAGGCGCTCCAAGAGGTCATCGAGGCCAAGGAAGCCGGGCGCGAGGTGACGCGCGTTGAGCAGCCGAAGGAAGACGCGGGTGCGAAGGTCACGGACCTGCTGTCGGCACTGCGGGCATCGGTGGAGCGGGCGAAGGAGACGCGCGGCGAGGGCGAGAAGCCGGCTGCGAAGAAGAGGGCGAAGAAGGCGGCCTGACATTCGCACCGAAGCGGCGGTTCATCACTCTGGAGAATGATGTCCGCGCCGCCTATGTATACCCCCCATAGCTCCGGGTATGACGGGTGTACATAGCTAGAGCTCGGACGCCCCCAACGAAAGGCACCGCGTGATCCCCGACGAACACCTTGAAGCCATTCAGCAAGACGCGCTCCTGGTCACCTACGCCGCCGGGGCAGTCCACGGCGCATCCATCCTGCTCGCATCAGCACGAGCCAAGGCCGTTGCAGCTCTCGTTGAAGCGTGCGACGGCAACCAGTCCGAAGCCGGACG
This window harbors:
- the ku gene encoding non-homologous end joining protein Ku, which translates into the protein MPSAVWSGTISFGLVSVPVQLYSVTDSAGPELHQYHAEDGGRIRYKRVCEVDGQELQQDDIARGYPVGDDEVIITDRDLDGLPEVAKKIVAIDAIVREDQIDPIQYRKAYYVAPEKAGLRPYVLLRNALAKAGRAAVVTFAMRERESLALVRARDDLLLLETLFWPDEVREIPVEAPPAIDDKTELKAAVDLIEAMTSDFKPEQYHNLYREALQEVIEAKEAGREVTRVEQPKEDAGAKVTDLLSALRASVERAKETRGEGEKPAAKKRAKKAA